One window of the Chryseotalea sp. WA131a genome contains the following:
- a CDS encoding amidohydrolase — protein sequence MMKKTINLSLVMLVVTCMSCNQSSKQSNVTTPADAIYYGGDIITMEGDSAVYPEAVVVSEGRITFTGSKADAEKMKGDSTVMRDLGGKTLVPGFIDGHCHFFAFGSQALSANLLAPPDGTSNNIDDLVNELKSWYQKNGADKTQGWIVGIGFDDAVLKENRFPTKDDLDKVSTDLPVMATHISGHFCSVNTKGLEVLGITATSKDPEGGVIRRVKGSRDPNGVLEELAAIPHMFKLVTPPIKELSDLYFDAGQRMAASYGYTTCNEGRAMGNHEQMADYATRGKMYLDVNSWIDYSVPQHMRSKWHSKEYKNHYRIAGLKLTLDGSPQGRTAWRSSPYLIPPDGQKKGYKGYPAIPKDEDVQKIVDSAFANNWQLKAHTNGDAAADQLFRAIGKASAKYGNEDRRNILIHGQLIRMDQLDSIKKYSIIASLFPMHTFYWGDWYKEIIGPDKAQQISPIKSALKKGIRVTSHTDAPVAFPNMMMILWTTVNRVSRTGTVMGPDERLTPYEALKSITIWGAEQFFEEGEKGTLTPGKLADMVVLDKNPLKVDPMTLKDIIVLETIKEGKTIYEKK from the coding sequence ATGATGAAAAAAACAATTAATCTTTCTTTGGTCATGCTAGTGGTAACCTGTATGAGTTGCAATCAATCATCGAAGCAAAGCAACGTTACTACACCTGCTGATGCCATTTACTATGGTGGCGATATCATTACCATGGAGGGTGATAGCGCTGTTTATCCCGAAGCGGTTGTGGTAAGTGAGGGGCGAATAACTTTTACAGGAAGCAAAGCTGATGCAGAAAAGATGAAAGGCGACAGCACGGTTATGCGTGATCTAGGAGGCAAGACCTTGGTTCCGGGTTTTATTGACGGGCATTGTCATTTTTTTGCTTTTGGGTCGCAAGCCCTATCGGCAAACTTGCTGGCACCACCCGATGGTACGAGCAATAACATAGATGACTTGGTGAATGAACTTAAGAGTTGGTATCAGAAGAATGGTGCTGACAAAACACAAGGATGGATTGTGGGAATTGGGTTCGATGATGCCGTTCTAAAAGAAAATCGTTTTCCAACAAAAGATGACCTGGATAAGGTTTCCACCGACCTGCCTGTGATGGCAACTCACATCTCCGGGCATTTTTGCAGTGTCAACACAAAAGGCTTGGAAGTGTTGGGGATAACAGCTACATCCAAGGATCCGGAAGGTGGGGTGATCAGACGCGTAAAAGGCAGTAGGGATCCCAATGGCGTCTTAGAGGAGCTTGCCGCGATTCCACACATGTTTAAATTGGTTACACCACCCATCAAAGAGTTGAGCGATTTATATTTTGATGCAGGGCAAAGAATGGCTGCGAGTTATGGATACACTACTTGTAATGAAGGCCGTGCGATGGGCAACCATGAGCAGATGGCCGACTATGCGACACGTGGTAAAATGTATTTAGATGTAAATTCTTGGATCGACTATTCGGTGCCGCAACACATGCGCAGCAAATGGCATAGTAAAGAATACAAAAATCACTATCGCATTGCAGGACTCAAGCTAACACTCGATGGTTCGCCTCAAGGAAGAACGGCCTGGCGGAGTAGTCCATACCTGATTCCACCCGATGGTCAGAAAAAGGGCTACAAAGGCTACCCTGCCATTCCTAAAGATGAAGATGTTCAAAAAATTGTGGATAGTGCGTTTGCCAATAACTGGCAGTTGAAAGCGCATACCAATGGTGATGCTGCTGCCGATCAGTTGTTCAGAGCTATTGGTAAAGCTTCCGCCAAATATGGGAATGAAGATAGACGAAACATCTTAATACATGGACAATTGATTCGCATGGATCAGTTAGATAGTATTAAAAAATATAGTATCATTGCTTCGTTATTCCCCATGCACACTTTTTATTGGGGGGATTGGTATAAGGAAATTATCGGCCCTGATAAAGCGCAACAAATCAGCCCGATTAAATCAGCATTGAAGAAAGGAATTCGGGTCACAAGTCACACAGATGCGCCTGTCGCGTTCCCTAACATGATGATGATTCTATGGACAACGGTCAATCGTGTGAGCCGCACAGGAACGGTGATGGGGCCAGACGAAAGATTGACACCTTATGAAGCTTTAAAATCGATCACCATTTGGGGTGCCGAGCAGTTTTTTGAAGAGGGAGAAAAGGGCACATTAACACCCGGCAAATTGGCTGATATGGTAGTGCTTGATAAGAACCCGTTAAAAGTTGATCCGATGACTTTGAAGGATATTATTGTGCTAGAAACTATCAAAGAAGGGAAGACCATCTATGAAAAGAAATAA
- a CDS encoding DUF4136 domain-containing protein, translating into MNRLSIFLFALVLVSCGSLKTTVDYDKSVDFEKYKTYGFSAEANQLPVNDLVRKRIFSAIHSALQSKGLKEAEKPNLLVDLGVKTEEKQQTSANSVNLGGFYGRRWGLSTGFSTTQVNTTNYTEGTLVINLVDAVKQELVWMGSGTATVTEKSIQQDKIEAAVTKILSKFPPAPKN; encoded by the coding sequence ATGAATCGATTATCTATTTTCTTGTTTGCATTGGTGTTGGTTTCGTGCGGGTCACTGAAAACTACTGTTGACTATGACAAAAGTGTGGATTTTGAAAAGTATAAAACTTACGGGTTTTCGGCAGAAGCCAATCAACTGCCCGTAAATGATTTGGTGCGAAAGCGCATCTTTAGTGCCATCCACAGTGCCCTGCAAAGCAAAGGACTAAAAGAAGCCGAAAAGCCAAATTTGTTGGTTGATCTTGGTGTTAAAACGGAAGAAAAACAACAGACTTCTGCTAACTCTGTGAACCTAGGTGGATTTTATGGAAGGCGGTGGGGCCTCAGCACTGGCTTTTCAACAACGCAGGTCAATACGACCAACTATACCGAAGGCACGTTGGTGATTAATCTAGTCGATGCAGTGAAACAAGAATTAGTATGGATGGGCAGCGGCACAGCAACGGTGACAGAGAAATCCATTCAGCAAGACAAAATTGAAGCAGCGGTAACAAAAATTCTTTCAAAGTTTCCTCCTGCTCCTAAGAATTGA